From a region of the Acidicapsa acidisoli genome:
- a CDS encoding 1-deoxy-D-xylulose-5-phosphate reductoisomerase translates to MKRLAILGSTGSIGQSTLSIVSSYPDRYSVATLAAGRNLDAAFEQARRWRPRVVSLATEELAAELAHRLKAAGTTGVEVLWGTAGSVVCATHPDVDFAVSAIVGVAGLEATHAAILAGKPVGLANKECMVAAGEILTAAARERNVPLLPIDSEHNAVHQCMRVGTTAEVKQVWLTASGGPFRQWPLEQFAGITPEQALKHPTWVMGQRITIDSATMLNKGLEVIEACRLFDLPASQIRVTVHPQSTVHSLVEYIDGSILAQISVTDMRLPILYALAYPERPASSLTFDLAALSHLDFAPPDFERFPCLRLAYEAAEMGGAHCIALNAADEVAVDAFLGRRIPFLGIPRTIEEVLERTPAHHPETIAGVLEADSQARERAREVVSAAAIRV, encoded by the coding sequence TTGAAGCGCCTGGCAATTCTCGGTTCCACTGGCTCCATTGGCCAGAGCACCCTATCGATAGTTTCCTCCTATCCGGATCGGTACTCGGTCGCCACGCTGGCGGCTGGACGCAATCTCGACGCGGCCTTTGAGCAGGCCCGGCGGTGGCGTCCGCGCGTCGTTTCGCTGGCCACGGAAGAGCTGGCCGCAGAGCTGGCCCACCGCCTCAAAGCCGCAGGCACGACAGGCGTCGAAGTGCTGTGGGGCACGGCCGGCAGCGTGGTTTGCGCGACGCATCCGGATGTGGATTTCGCTGTTTCCGCGATCGTTGGCGTCGCGGGGCTCGAAGCGACGCACGCTGCAATTCTGGCGGGCAAGCCAGTCGGGCTGGCCAACAAGGAGTGCATGGTCGCCGCCGGCGAGATCCTGACCGCCGCTGCCCGTGAGCGGAATGTGCCATTACTGCCCATCGACTCCGAGCACAACGCCGTGCATCAGTGCATGCGGGTAGGAACAACCGCCGAGGTCAAGCAAGTCTGGCTGACAGCCTCAGGCGGTCCATTTCGCCAGTGGCCGCTCGAGCAATTTGCCGGGATCACCCCTGAACAGGCGCTCAAGCACCCGACCTGGGTGATGGGCCAGCGGATCACGATTGATTCGGCCACGATGCTCAACAAAGGCCTTGAAGTGATTGAGGCCTGCCGCCTGTTCGACCTGCCTGCGTCACAGATCCGGGTGACGGTGCATCCGCAGTCGACGGTGCATTCGCTGGTCGAGTACATCGACGGGTCGATTCTGGCGCAGATTTCCGTCACCGACATGCGGCTTCCGATTCTCTACGCACTGGCTTACCCGGAGCGACCCGCGTCGTCCCTGACCTTCGATCTGGCTGCGCTTTCGCACCTCGATTTCGCTCCGCCGGACTTCGAGCGCTTCCCCTGCCTCCGTCTGGCCTACGAGGCGGCGGAGATGGGCGGAGCGCATTGCATCGCCCTGAATGCCGCCGACGAGGTCGCAGTAGACGCTTTTCTAGGCCGCCGGATACCGTTTCTTGGTATCCCGCGTACAATAGAAGAGGTCCTGGAACGGACCCCTGCCCATCATCCGGAGACGATTGCCGGGGTGTTGGAAGCCGATTCTCAGGCGCGTGAACGGGCTCGCGAGGTTGTCTCCGCAGCTGCTATTCGCGTTTAG
- a CDS encoding helix-turn-helix domain-containing protein: MATTLVSMPVVKSTAGLGAGSGREVLRCEHCLLMQFRTSNSMCRRCHKPLDVEEAPAPLEAVAISETPASNTDAGLRVAAQVKDIRKARHLSQRQLASRMQVPRTYISKIENGKAIPTLGSLERLASALDVDICQLVRDGRSRRDEEVAQILADPFLAELAEYLPRLEALQRSLLMNHARDRARDAMREASAGKRRTA; this comes from the coding sequence ATGGCAACAACACTGGTATCGATGCCCGTTGTGAAATCCACCGCGGGTCTAGGCGCGGGTTCTGGGCGCGAGGTTCTGCGCTGTGAGCACTGCCTTCTGATGCAGTTCAGAACCAGCAACTCCATGTGCAGGCGGTGCCACAAGCCGCTGGATGTGGAAGAAGCTCCAGCCCCTCTCGAAGCTGTGGCGATCAGCGAAACTCCCGCCAGCAATACGGATGCGGGTCTGAGGGTCGCGGCGCAGGTCAAGGACATTCGCAAGGCGCGCCACCTGAGCCAGCGTCAACTGGCAAGCCGCATGCAGGTTCCTCGGACCTACATCTCCAAGATCGAAAACGGCAAGGCGATTCCAACGCTCGGCTCCCTGGAGCGGTTGGCCTCGGCCCTGGACGTCGATATCTGCCAGCTTGTCCGGGACGGTAGAAGCCGCCGCGACGAAGAGGTTGCGCAGATCCTTGCCGATCCCTTTCTGGCCGAGTTGGCCGAGTATCTACCCAGGTTGGAGGCGTTACAGCGCTCTCTGCTCATGAATCATGCACGGGATCGGGCTCGCGATGCGATGCGCGAAGCCTCAGCCGGGAAGCGGCGCACGGCGTAG
- a CDS encoding type II toxin-antitoxin system VapB family antitoxin — translation MRTNIDIDDKLMEQAMVASKATTKKAAVEAALKLMVQLEHQGNAIESLRGKIVWRGHDDDWFASDEEVQAERKRTPAGEQMDSASEEQSRLAGEQGLR, via the coding sequence ATGCGGACCAACATCGATATAGACGACAAGCTGATGGAGCAGGCGATGGTGGCCAGCAAGGCGACCACCAAGAAGGCTGCCGTGGAAGCCGCCTTGAAGTTGATGGTGCAACTCGAGCATCAGGGGAATGCAATCGAAAGTCTTCGCGGCAAAATCGTTTGGCGAGGCCACGACGACGACTGGTTCGCCTCCGATGAGGAGGTCCAGGCCGAGCGAAAAAGGACTCCCGCGGGAGAGCAGATGGATTCAGCATCCGAGGAGCAGAGTCGATTGGCGGGAGAGCAAGGCCTGCGTTGA
- a CDS encoding nuclear transport factor 2 family protein, producing MTSAEQTNLQVIRHYLSALQDGSVGEKMKRFFTESVRQIELPNKLNPNGQESDLASMLRRSEQGKKVLSNQSYEIVSEVAQGTRVAVEARWVGVLAVPFRTIPVGTEIKAHLAMFFEMEDGRIALQRNYDCFEPW from the coding sequence ATGACAAGCGCGGAACAGACGAATTTACAGGTCATCCGACACTACCTGTCCGCACTGCAGGATGGTTCTGTTGGCGAGAAAATGAAGCGCTTCTTTACAGAAAGCGTCCGGCAGATTGAATTGCCAAACAAGTTGAATCCGAACGGCCAGGAGAGCGACCTGGCAAGCATGCTCAGACGCAGCGAGCAAGGAAAAAAGGTCCTGTCCAACCAAAGTTACGAGATAGTATCGGAGGTCGCCCAGGGAACTCGCGTCGCGGTTGAGGCTCGATGGGTTGGAGTTCTCGCTGTGCCCTTCAGAACGATTCCGGTTGGAACGGAAATAAAAGCGCATCTTGCGATGTTCTTCGAGATGGAAGATGGAAGGATCGCTCTTCAGCGCAACTACGATTGCTTTGAACCCTGGTAG
- the vapC gene encoding type II toxin-antitoxin system VapC family toxin, giving the protein MVIVDTSVIIAYLDDRVNRHTEWLDRQRSLQRIGITTLIQTEVLQGIRAEEQFLAAVAALNCFEIFETGSSALAIASARNYRMLRRAGITIRSTIDCLIATFCIENGHELLHNDRDFDAFEENLNLRVLHPPETLLH; this is encoded by the coding sequence ATGGTCATCGTCGATACTTCCGTGATAATCGCGTATCTCGACGATCGGGTGAATCGCCATACTGAGTGGCTGGACCGACAACGAAGTTTACAGCGGATCGGAATTACCACCCTCATCCAGACAGAAGTTTTGCAGGGAATTCGTGCGGAGGAGCAGTTCCTCGCGGCAGTGGCGGCACTGAATTGCTTTGAGATTTTTGAAACTGGCAGCAGCGCTCTGGCGATTGCCTCCGCGCGAAATTACAGAATGTTGCGCCGGGCAGGTATTACGATTCGCAGCACGATCGACTGTTTGATCGCAACGTTTTGCATCGAGAATGGACACGAATTACTGCATAATGACCGTGATTTTGACGCGTTTGAGGAAAACCTCAATCTTCGTGTGCTGCATCCGCCGGAAACCTTGCTGCATTAG
- a CDS encoding isoprenyl transferase gives MYLTATSRIHELTPEERAIYATLTPARLPEHVAIIMDGNGRWAGARSLKRFLGHQQGAKSVQLVTETASRIGLPWLTLYAFSLENNLRRPRAEVSFLMRLLRSYLESNLQRMMDNNVRIRYIGRTHELPPEVQDKMHWAAEATARNTGTTLTLALNYGARSEMVDAFRALSLELKQKGLSADRVTEEDIHRHLYTAHMPDPDLLIRTSGEMRISNYLLWQIAYTEIFVTERFWPDFRGIHLLEAIAAYQRRERRYGGLGEAEREGSADEQDMTAEVRSAAG, from the coding sequence TTGTACCTGACAGCTACGTCGCGGATTCATGAACTTACGCCCGAGGAACGGGCGATCTACGCGACCCTCACACCTGCGCGATTGCCGGAGCATGTTGCCATCATCATGGATGGCAATGGGCGCTGGGCCGGAGCACGATCTCTGAAGCGTTTTCTGGGGCACCAGCAGGGCGCCAAAAGCGTCCAGCTCGTGACGGAAACGGCCTCGCGTATCGGTCTTCCCTGGCTGACACTCTATGCGTTTTCTCTCGAAAACAACCTGCGCCGCCCCCGCGCTGAGGTCAGCTTTCTGATGCGTTTGCTCCGCAGCTACCTGGAGAGCAACCTGCAGCGCATGATGGACAACAATGTCCGCATCCGGTACATCGGACGCACCCACGAGCTTCCGCCCGAAGTTCAGGACAAGATGCACTGGGCAGCGGAAGCGACTGCGCGCAACACCGGAACGACTCTGACCCTGGCGCTCAACTACGGCGCCCGTTCAGAAATGGTAGACGCCTTTCGTGCGCTCTCGCTGGAGTTGAAACAAAAGGGATTAAGTGCGGATCGTGTCACCGAGGAAGACATTCATCGCCATCTTTACACCGCGCACATGCCCGACCCGGACCTGCTGATCCGCACCTCCGGCGAAATGCGGATTTCGAACTATCTGCTGTGGCAGATCGCGTATACGGAGATTTTTGTCACCGAGCGTTTCTGGCCGGATTTCCGAGGAATTCATTTGCTGGAAGCGATTGCGGCCTATCAGCGTCGCGAACGGCGTTATGGCGGCCTCGGTGAGGCTGAACGGGAAGGGTCGGCCGATGAGCAGGATATGACCGCAGAGGTTCGCTCAGCAGCCGGCTAG
- a CDS encoding acyl-CoA thioesterase — MSVVTELRVRYAETDQMGVVYYANYLVWFEVGRVEFMRSLGFDYKQMEMEDGCILPVVEATCRYKAPARYDDLILIEAGPILLRGSLLKFAYRIIRASNAREGQLLLAEGETAHLVCDASMQKCLMPERYAAPIRSAIRIFARDEQGEMDGQD, encoded by the coding sequence ATGTCCGTCGTTACCGAACTACGAGTGCGTTATGCGGAAACCGACCAGATGGGCGTGGTCTATTACGCCAATTACCTGGTGTGGTTTGAGGTTGGGCGCGTGGAGTTCATGCGCTCGCTGGGCTTTGACTACAAGCAGATGGAGATGGAGGACGGCTGCATTCTTCCAGTCGTCGAAGCCACCTGCCGCTACAAGGCTCCGGCGCGCTATGACGATCTGATCCTGATTGAAGCCGGGCCGATCCTGTTGCGCGGCTCGCTGCTCAAGTTTGCCTATCGCATTATCCGCGCCTCAAACGCGCGAGAGGGTCAACTGCTGCTGGCCGAGGGTGAGACGGCGCATCTTGTCTGCGACGCCAGCATGCAGAAATGCCTTATGCCGGAGCGCTACGCCGCGCCGATTCGCTCCGCAATCCGCATTTTCGCTCGCGACGAGCAGGGCGAAATGGATGGTCAGGACTAA
- a CDS encoding phosphatidate cytidylyltransferase → MPRRPLMYSLACMKRILTALVLIPLVIVLVFLGPDWLVTVAVGAVAMLAAWEYLAIAQATGSRVPRIPVLAAIAILFAVNFLWPDKLVAALGALSLGLLVYCAFAVPIAEVLQDASNAVFCLLYTGFTLISLPVLRSSEDGKSLVAFLLCAVWAGDIVALYVGRSLGRHKLAPQLSPNKTWEGTIGSVFGSLLVTFLLIVLAVQLSRREILVLAFPGPISHWLLLALLVNVAAQVGDLAESALKRSAGVKDSGALLPGHGGVLDRIDALLFAAPVLWYAQVIQHF, encoded by the coding sequence ATGCCTCGCAGGCCACTGATGTATTCTCTAGCCTGCATGAAAAGAATACTTACAGCTCTGGTTCTTATTCCCCTGGTCATAGTCCTGGTATTTCTGGGGCCCGATTGGCTTGTGACGGTCGCTGTAGGCGCGGTCGCCATGCTGGCGGCGTGGGAGTATCTGGCGATCGCGCAGGCAACTGGCTCACGGGTGCCGCGGATTCCCGTTCTGGCAGCTATCGCTATTCTCTTCGCAGTCAATTTTCTCTGGCCGGATAAGCTGGTGGCCGCGCTCGGCGCGCTTTCGCTCGGGCTGCTGGTTTATTGCGCCTTCGCGGTGCCCATTGCCGAAGTGCTGCAGGATGCGTCGAACGCGGTTTTTTGCCTGCTCTATACCGGTTTTACTCTGATCTCTCTGCCCGTGTTGCGAAGTTCGGAAGATGGCAAATCGCTGGTGGCGTTTCTTCTCTGCGCGGTGTGGGCCGGCGATATCGTTGCACTATACGTGGGGCGGAGCCTGGGACGGCACAAGCTCGCTCCGCAGCTCAGCCCCAACAAGACATGGGAAGGCACAATCGGCTCAGTTTTCGGCAGCCTGCTTGTCACATTCCTGCTGATCGTTCTGGCGGTACAGCTTTCCCGGCGCGAAATTCTGGTTTTGGCGTTTCCTGGTCCGATCTCGCACTGGCTCCTTCTGGCCCTGCTCGTGAATGTGGCGGCGCAGGTGGGCGATCTGGCAGAGTCGGCGCTCAAGCGGTCGGCGGGGGTCAAGGATTCCGGAGCGCTCCTGCCGGGCCACGGCGGAGTTCTGGACCGCATCGACGCTCTGCTGTTTGCGGCTCCCGTGCTGTGGTACGCTCAGGTTATCCAGCACTTTTAG
- a CDS encoding arginine--tRNA ligase — MYLELQQRLLTRVRALIQDQYGIELGPIAIEQPPDLKLGEFALPVAFELARKLRKAPKIIAAELATLLNNSLETVALLLPSESEGTAQGLAISRFEAAGAGYLNVYLNRGCLVSALAQFDIRPAPNSGLHVLVEHTSINPNKAAHVGHLRNAILGDTFVRILRANGQKVDVQNYIDNTGVQVADVVVGFLHLEGKSLAEIRSLIAGFETNGEKFDYLCWDVYARVSQWYDSGSEEENKQRKSLRYATLHEIEAGGNETALVAELISMAIIRRHLETMLRLGITYDFLPQESEILHLKFWDLAFEQLKQTGVLYFETEGKNKGCWVMTRPDAKAVEEGETDEDAKVIVRSNGTVTYVGKDIAYHLWKFGLLGRDFGYRPFFEYPDHTCWISTEHGEETHPHFGGAQAIYNVIDSRQSDPQANVIQALRGMGHTAEADRYTHFSYEMVALTPRCALELGYTVAEEDLGRPYIEVSGRKGFGVKADDLIDKLIAATRKETGARQPDRSEEERQLVAEQIAIGALRYFMLKFTRGTVIAFDFKDALSFEGETGPYVQYAIVRIRNIFRKAETSPEKVLAQFATLDAASLLKDADDIWGIWLRASKRSLTLDQCIATSEPAYVARHVFQLAQEFNNFYHRHHILTEEDPARKTLLLATAAITLRELVTVLSWMGIESPEVM; from the coding sequence GTGTATCTCGAATTGCAACAACGCCTGCTTACGCGGGTTCGCGCACTGATCCAGGACCAATACGGCATCGAACTCGGCCCCATCGCCATCGAGCAACCGCCAGACCTCAAGCTCGGCGAATTCGCTTTGCCGGTAGCTTTTGAGCTGGCTCGTAAGCTGCGCAAGGCCCCAAAGATCATCGCCGCCGAGCTGGCGACGCTATTGAATAACAGTCTCGAAACGGTCGCTCTCTTGCTGCCTTCGGAGTCCGAGGGAACCGCGCAGGGGCTTGCCATTTCGCGCTTTGAAGCGGCTGGGGCGGGTTATCTCAACGTCTATCTCAATCGCGGCTGCCTCGTTTCGGCTCTCGCTCAATTCGATATTCGTCCTGCGCCCAACTCAGGGTTGCATGTGCTGGTCGAGCACACCAGCATCAATCCCAACAAGGCTGCGCATGTTGGCCATTTGCGCAATGCGATCCTTGGCGATACGTTCGTCCGCATCCTGCGCGCGAACGGGCAGAAGGTCGATGTGCAGAATTACATCGACAACACGGGCGTTCAGGTTGCCGATGTGGTGGTTGGCTTTCTGCATTTGGAAGGCAAGTCGCTGGCCGAGATTCGCTCTCTGATCGCGGGATTCGAGACAAACGGAGAGAAGTTCGATTATCTCTGCTGGGATGTCTACGCGCGCGTTTCGCAGTGGTATGACTCCGGCTCGGAAGAAGAGAACAAGCAGCGCAAGAGCTTGCGTTATGCAACCTTGCATGAAATCGAGGCGGGTGGAAACGAAACTGCTCTCGTTGCCGAACTAATTTCGATGGCGATTATTCGCCGCCATCTGGAAACCATGCTGCGCCTCGGCATCACGTATGACTTTCTGCCGCAGGAGAGCGAGATTCTGCATCTCAAATTCTGGGATCTGGCCTTCGAGCAGTTAAAGCAGACGGGGGTTCTCTACTTCGAGACGGAAGGCAAGAACAAGGGCTGCTGGGTGATGACGAGGCCGGACGCGAAGGCTGTCGAAGAAGGCGAGACCGACGAAGACGCCAAAGTCATCGTTCGATCGAACGGAACGGTGACCTACGTCGGCAAGGACATCGCATATCACCTGTGGAAGTTTGGCCTGCTGGGACGGGACTTTGGCTATCGTCCGTTCTTTGAGTATCCGGATCACACCTGCTGGATATCGACGGAGCACGGCGAAGAAACTCATCCGCACTTCGGCGGCGCGCAGGCCATCTATAACGTCATCGACTCGCGTCAATCCGACCCGCAGGCGAACGTGATTCAGGCGTTGCGCGGCATGGGCCACACGGCTGAAGCGGATCGCTATACCCATTTCAGCTATGAGATGGTCGCACTGACGCCGCGATGCGCTCTCGAACTGGGCTATACGGTCGCGGAAGAAGACCTGGGCCGGCCATACATCGAAGTCAGCGGGCGCAAGGGCTTTGGCGTGAAGGCGGACGACCTGATCGACAAGCTGATCGCGGCCACACGCAAGGAGACGGGCGCACGGCAACCGGATCGCTCAGAAGAGGAACGGCAGCTCGTTGCCGAGCAGATTGCCATCGGCGCGCTGCGCTATTTCATGCTCAAGTTCACGCGCGGCACGGTGATCGCCTTCGATTTCAAGGACGCGCTTAGCTTCGAGGGAGAAACCGGCCCTTATGTACAGTACGCGATCGTGCGCATCCGCAATATCTTTCGCAAGGCCGAAACGAGTCCGGAAAAAGTGCTGGCCCAATTCGCAACGCTCGATGCAGCTTCGCTGCTCAAAGATGCAGACGATATCTGGGGTATCTGGCTGCGCGCGAGCAAGCGTTCACTGACGCTGGACCAGTGCATTGCGACTTCAGAACCGGCGTATGTGGCGCGACATGTTTTTCAATTGGCACAGGAATTCAACAACTTCTACCATCGGCACCACATTCTCACCGAAGAAGATCCGGCGCGAAAGACGCTTCTGCTCGCTACGGCCGCTATCACGCTACGCGAGTTGGTGACCGTGCTGAGTTGGATGGGGATCGAATCGCCAGAGGTGATGTAG
- the rseP gene encoding RIP metalloprotease RseP: MHTFLVDLVSVVIVLGILVLVHEFGHFLAAKLCGVRVEQFSIGFPPRLFGIKIGETDYCISATPLGGYVKMTGESMPGENLSLQGADGETLAEQKEDPGALTSHPRWQRMIIGFAGPFANFVLALGLMTGFYMLHNEVPLYEDQPIQLDWVIPGSTAANAGLMAGDTIVSFDGQKKPSWEEVYEHTALNLQSENISHSVPVVVERNGQRITATLPLSDGTPASKAAADFTLDKIGLLPVIQPGPVKVSSVSDASPALKAGMQSGDQILSIDGHQFHGTPTIVAYLQDRKGASVTVQLEHAGNTSSVVIQPRLDQGPDGSAWHIGFMGAPPPSRIEQMPFPKAVKASVKFSRENSLLILEVLKRLLTHRMSVNTLSSPIGIAQQTGMAAETPGWEAKFRIMAALSLNLGILNLLPFPILDGGMILFLIIESILRRDVNMVFKERIYQVAFVLIIVFFGYIVFNDISKLSIFAQSKP, translated from the coding sequence ATGCACACATTTCTCGTCGATCTCGTTTCCGTCGTAATTGTCCTCGGCATTCTGGTATTGGTCCATGAATTTGGCCACTTTCTTGCGGCCAAACTCTGCGGCGTGCGTGTCGAGCAGTTTTCGATTGGTTTTCCGCCACGGCTCTTTGGCATCAAGATCGGCGAGACGGATTACTGCATCTCGGCAACCCCGCTGGGCGGATACGTGAAGATGACCGGCGAGTCGATGCCGGGGGAGAACCTGTCCCTTCAGGGCGCAGATGGCGAAACGCTGGCTGAGCAGAAGGAGGATCCAGGAGCCCTGACCTCGCATCCGCGCTGGCAGCGGATGATCATCGGGTTTGCCGGTCCATTCGCAAATTTTGTGCTCGCCCTGGGCCTGATGACCGGCTTCTATATGCTGCACAATGAGGTGCCGCTCTATGAGGACCAGCCAATCCAACTGGATTGGGTGATTCCGGGATCGACGGCAGCCAACGCTGGGTTGATGGCCGGAGACACGATCGTCAGTTTTGACGGCCAGAAGAAGCCCTCCTGGGAAGAGGTCTACGAGCACACCGCGCTGAACCTGCAAAGCGAGAACATCAGTCATAGCGTTCCGGTCGTCGTCGAACGCAACGGACAGCGCATCACCGCGACCTTGCCGCTTTCCGATGGAACGCCTGCGTCGAAGGCGGCGGCTGACTTCACGCTGGACAAGATCGGTCTGCTTCCAGTAATCCAACCGGGGCCGGTCAAGGTCAGCTCGGTCAGCGACGCTTCCCCTGCGTTGAAGGCGGGAATGCAGAGCGGCGACCAGATTCTCTCCATTGACGGACACCAATTTCACGGTACCCCGACAATCGTCGCTTATCTACAGGATCGCAAAGGCGCATCGGTCACCGTGCAACTGGAGCACGCCGGAAATACATCCTCGGTCGTGATTCAGCCAAGGCTGGATCAGGGACCGGACGGCTCTGCCTGGCACATCGGGTTCATGGGAGCGCCGCCGCCGTCGCGCATCGAGCAGATGCCTTTTCCAAAGGCGGTGAAGGCTTCGGTCAAATTCAGCCGCGAAAACTCGCTGCTGATTCTCGAAGTCCTCAAGCGGCTGCTGACGCACCGGATGTCGGTCAACACGCTCTCCTCGCCCATTGGAATCGCGCAGCAGACCGGTATGGCCGCCGAGACCCCCGGCTGGGAAGCCAAATTCCGCATCATGGCCGCGCTTAGCCTGAATCTGGGCATCCTCAATCTGCTTCCATTCCCGATTCTGGACGGCGGCATGATTCTCTTCCTGATCATTGAGAGCATCCTGCGGCGCGACGTGAACATGGTCTTCAAAGAACGTATCTATCAGGTGGCATTCGTTCTGATCATCGTGTTTTTCGGCTATATCGTCTTCAACGACATCTCCAAGTTATCGATATTCGCTCAATCCAAGCCGTAG
- the metG gene encoding methionine--tRNA ligase produces MPTLPNPSQDARNSFYITTPIYYVNARPHLGHAYSTIVCDAVARRKRSQGIATWFLTGTDEHGQKIERSAKLAGKSPAEFATAISGEFRSLWDRMGLTYDDYIRTTEDRHKRGVQRLFAELHDRGFIYKGSYTGQYCVSDEAFVDVPPGAPCPDCGRITETISEENYFFKLSAFERKLLELYETHPEFVQPEARRNEVTAFVRSSLKDVSVSRTSVSWGVPVPGDEKHVIYVWFDALVNYITALGYGSDAPEDKARFEKFWPANVHLVGKEIIRFHCVYWPAFLMAAGLPLPKSVIANGWLLFDKTKMSKSVGNIVRAETVLEVLGADALRYFLLREISFGHDGNFTFEALVQRYNADLANGYGNLVSRVVNMVHRYFGGVLPETGPMGDAETSIQNDAGLTIVEFNTQFEAMDFSRALESLWALVAAVDGYLTASAPWKKPAEVSDEAHAKTQARVLATAAEAIRIITALVHPILPESTGKVWLQLGLGNIEEAAKRGDLKDLAWGGLRAGTSFAEPAPLFPRAEKDAIERMQSLESGNNLSAVAAVSGSSGEASSSPVISEATAPCSGSTEAPVHAPVSEPAVPAASALETTAAGSDAAREGIAQIGIEDFAKVELRVAQILVAERVPKADKLLRLEVDLGYEKRQILAGIAQYYEPEKLIGRKVVIVANLAPRKLRGLESNGMVVAASIGDHGAPVLAGFLEDVPIGARLK; encoded by the coding sequence ATGCCTACTCTGCCCAATCCGTCGCAGGACGCTCGCAACTCGTTTTACATCACCACGCCGATTTATTACGTCAACGCGCGGCCGCACCTGGGTCACGCCTATTCGACGATCGTTTGCGATGCCGTCGCGCGGCGCAAGCGAAGCCAGGGAATTGCCACGTGGTTCCTGACCGGCACAGACGAGCACGGGCAAAAGATCGAGCGTTCCGCGAAGCTGGCAGGCAAGAGCCCCGCCGAATTCGCGACCGCCATCTCCGGAGAGTTTCGCTCGCTCTGGGATCGCATGGGTCTCACATACGACGACTATATTCGCACCACAGAAGACCGCCATAAGCGCGGAGTGCAGCGGTTATTTGCCGAGTTGCACGACAGAGGCTTCATCTACAAAGGCTCGTACACCGGCCAGTATTGCGTCTCCGACGAGGCATTTGTCGATGTGCCACCCGGTGCGCCCTGCCCCGATTGTGGACGCATCACGGAAACCATCAGCGAAGAGAATTACTTCTTCAAGCTTTCAGCCTTTGAGCGCAAGCTGCTGGAACTGTACGAGACACATCCTGAGTTCGTTCAGCCTGAAGCGCGCCGCAATGAAGTGACCGCCTTCGTGCGCAGCTCACTCAAGGACGTCTCGGTCAGCCGCACGAGCGTCTCCTGGGGCGTACCCGTGCCGGGTGACGAGAAGCATGTGATTTATGTCTGGTTCGATGCGCTGGTCAACTATATCACCGCGCTCGGCTATGGCTCAGACGCGCCCGAAGATAAGGCTCGCTTCGAAAAATTCTGGCCGGCAAACGTGCATCTCGTCGGCAAAGAGATCATCCGCTTTCACTGCGTTTACTGGCCCGCGTTTCTGATGGCTGCAGGTCTGCCGCTGCCGAAGTCGGTCATCGCCAACGGCTGGCTGCTCTTCGACAAGACGAAGATGTCGAAGTCGGTCGGTAACATCGTGCGAGCTGAAACAGTGCTCGAAGTGCTCGGCGCGGATGCGCTGCGCTACTTCCTGCTGCGCGAAATCAGCTTCGGTCACGACGGCAACTTCACCTTCGAAGCTCTGGTGCAGCGGTACAACGCCGATCTGGCTAACGGCTACGGCAATCTGGTGAGCCGCGTGGTCAATATGGTGCATAGGTACTTCGGCGGTGTGTTGCCCGAGACCGGACCTATGGGGGACGCAGAAACATCGATTCAGAATGATGCGGGGCTGACCATTGTCGAGTTCAATACCCAATTCGAGGCGATGGATTTCTCGCGTGCGCTTGAGTCGCTCTGGGCGCTGGTCGCTGCTGTAGACGGCTATCTGACTGCTTCTGCTCCTTGGAAGAAACCAGCCGAGGTTTCCGACGAAGCCCACGCAAAGACTCAGGCGAGGGTGCTTGCAACCGCAGCGGAAGCGATCCGAATCATCACGGCTTTGGTGCATCCGATACTTCCGGAATCTACGGGTAAGGTATGGCTGCAGCTAGGTTTAGGCAATATCGAAGAAGCCGCCAAGCGTGGCGATCTGAAAGATCTCGCATGGGGAGGGTTGCGGGCAGGCACAAGCTTTGCCGAGCCTGCGCCGCTCTTCCCTCGCGCAGAAAAGGATGCGATTGAGCGTATGCAAAGTCTTGAGAGTGGAAACAATCTAAGCGCCGTAGCAGCGGTCAGCGGTTCGAGCGGGGAAGCTAGTTCGTCCCCAGTTATCAGCGAAGCAACTGCGCCATGCTCCGGGAGCACCGAGGCGCCGGTTCATGCTCCTGTATCCGAACCGGCCGTGCCGGCAGCTTCTGCCTTGGAGACGACTGCTGCCGGTTCCGACGCGGCCCGAGAGGGAATCGCGCAGATAGGCATTGAGGACTTCGCCAAAGTGGAACTTCGTGTGGCGCAGATTCTGGTGGCTGAACGAGTTCCAAAAGCCGACAAACTGCTGCGTCTGGAAGTCGATCTCGGCTATGAGAAGCGCCAGATTCTGGCCGGAATCGCCCAGTACTACGAGCCGGAGAAGCTGATCGGGCGCAAGGTCGTTATCGTGGCCAACCTGGCTCCGCGGAAACTGCGCGGCCTGGAGTCGAACGGCATGGTCGTAGCAGCCTCGATCGGCGATCACGGGGCGCCCGTGCTGGCTGGCTTCCTCGAAGATGTTCCAATCGGAGCGCGGTTGAAGTAG